The Mauremys mutica isolate MM-2020 ecotype Southern chromosome 20, ASM2049712v1, whole genome shotgun sequence genome contains the following window.
CGTTTTTGCAAACTGGTCCCTAAATAAgctcttaaaaatctggccccggTCTTCCGGGAGCATGagatacctaactcccattggaccCAAAGGTGCCTAAACCCCTTTGGTGATCTCGGTCCTCGCCCCAGATCTCTCAGGACacagctgccacccccaccccccgtttctctcccctcctggctcagctcctgcttagaTCATCTCTCTGGGCGGCATCGGATCCCGGCAGCGCGGAGCCGCCCAGGCCCCTTTGCAGCTTCcaatcccccctctcctccctgccccatagccccGTAGCCCCATTGTTCCTCTGACTTTCACACAGAGCCTCTTTCTAGGCTAGTAGGTTGCTGGCGACGCGCCCGGGCCTCAGCAGCGGCGTTGTGCAATATGCCAGCAGCGGACCTGTTTTGACTGCCTGGGCTGATAAATATTCAATGTTTACTGACCTATATTCCTAGTGCTCACATCtgccgggcgggcgggggcgtCCAGGCCGAGCGTGCTGCTCCGCACCCCCCCCGGCTCGCGCAAGGGCGTGGATACGTTCCTCCCCGGGACTAGGTCAGTTGCACAACGGGTTCTTGTGACCCACTGGGCGTCCTGCCTTATGcaacccacctccctgctccagccccactggCCTCCTTCCGGGAAAGAgccagcccagggaaggagagtgggaagGCGCCTCTCTCTTTTCGTCTGCTCCCCTCTGCCCAGGGTGGATGCGCCCGGGCCGATTGCCCTGCCACTGCCCGTACGTGCCACACTGCAACCGCCCTGGCAGTCAAAGCAGGGGCGCTGGCAAGGTgggggtgtggtgtgtgtgttgcACTGTGTGATGTTGTGTGCATGGGGTACCATGGTGGGTGGTGGGGGTGCCATGTCTGATGGTGCCTGGTTGGTGTGTACTGTGGTGCTAGCTGTATTGTGTGTGTTGGGCTGTgtggtgtctggggggggggcaaggtgtAATTGTGTCATTGTGCAGTGTGTGATGTGTGCACGGTGTGCAATGTGTGTTGTGCCATGTGTgtggtgtctgtgtgggggatgtaATGGTAAGTGTGCAGTGTGTGGTGTGCAGTCTGTAGTGTGGGTGTGTGGTGCTGTGTGTAGTTGTATGGTGTGTGCGATGTGTATGGGACAGTGTGGGTGTTGGGTAGTGTTTGTGTCAGGTCTGTGTGGGATGCAGTGTGTAATTGAGTAGCGtgcagtgtttgtgtgtgtgcagtatAGTGTCAGATATGTGACATGTGCATGGTGTTCAGTGTGTATTGTGTGTTGTGCAGTGTCTGTGTAGGGTGCGGTGTGTAATTGTGTAGTGTGCAATGTGTGCCTGCATGGTGTATGTGTGCAGTGTGTGATGCGTGTGTGGTGTGCAGTGTGTGATGTGTGTGCAGGGTGCAGCATGTACAGTGTGCGGTGTGTGATGTGGCATGTGTGTTGTATAGTTGTTGGCAGGCAGTTTGCAGTGTGTATCTGTGGGCAGTGTGTGGCATGCATGGTGTGTGTTCACAcagtgtgcagtgtgtgtgtgtgagcttgGGGTACACACTGCATGTGTGGTGTGCAGTGTGTAGCTGTGTGCAGTGTGCATGGTGTGTGCATATGCAGTGTATAGTGTGTGCGTGCAATGCACTGTGTATAGCTGTGTGGTGTGCGGTGTGTGCTGGTGTggtgtgtagtgtgtgtgtgtgtggtgtgcacTGTATGTGTATGCAGTGTGTAGTGTATGTGCATGGTGtatagtgtgtatgtgtgtgcagacACACACTATACACCATGCACACATACTGCATACACACACAGTgcataccacacacacacacacacacactacagactaCGGTAGTGAGGTGTgcagtatatgtgtgtgtgtgtggtgtgcaaTGTGTAGCTGTGTGGTGTGCAGTGTTTAGTGCACGGTGTGTAGCTGTGTGCTGGTGCAGTGTGTAGCTGTGTAGTGTGCGTGGTGTGTAGCTGTGTGGTGTGTAGCTGTCTGGTGATTGTTGGTGCAGTGTGTAGCTATGTGGTGTGTAGTGTGCGCAGTGTAAAGCTGTGTAGTGTGTGTGCCTGGTGTGCAGTGTGtaatgtgtgtggtgtgtgtgtgtgcgcctgaGTGCCTGGTGCGCGGTCTGTAGTGTGGTGTCTGTAGCTGTGTGTGGTGTCTGTAGCTGTGTGTTGTTCCTGGTGCGCGGTGTGTGGTGTATGTGTGGTGTCTGTAGCTGTGTGCTGTGTGCCTGGTGCATGGTGTGTATCTGTAGTGTGGTGTCTGTAGCTGTGTGTAGTGTCTGTAGCTGAATGGTGCGCggtgtgtagtgtgtgtgtggtgtctgTAGCTGTGTGGTGTGTGCCTGGTGCGCAGTCTGTAGTGTGGTGTCTGTAGCTGTGTGTGGTGTCAGTAGCTGTGTGGTGTGTGCCTGGTGCACGGTCTGTAGTGTCTGTGTGGTGTGTGGTGTGTAGCCGGGGCAGCCCTGGCATCCGGCAGGCCGTGGCACACGCGTCGCCGTAGCGGGGCGGAATGCGGGGCGTGCTGCCCGCTGGGCCCGGAGGCCTCTCCCGCTCTGCCCAGACCTGCTCGCCTGTGGCTTATGTAAGCGGCTGAGAGGGGTGTGACGTGCTGGGCCGCGGTCCAACCGCCCTCCGTGTCCTTCCTTCTAGgtgttccctcctcctcctcctggaccTGACACGGCTCCCACCCGCCTCCCGCCTCACATCCCGCAACATCCGCAGCCCAGCCGCGTCTCCGCAGCCAGCCTCCCGGAGCGGGACACGGGTGCCAGAGCTTCCCAGCGCGCCCGGCAGGCACGGAACggacccagctgagcctgaaCCACCCGCCGGAATCCCACAGCCCCTAGCGGAACGGCAGCTCCTCCAGGCGCCCAGAAGATGGTCCACAGGTGCCCAATGTACCTGCCGGTGCCCGAGGGTGCCCATCGTGGCTCGTTGGTCGCAGCCGGAGGGCCACTCACGGCAGCAGCCTGCCTGGATACCGGGATTGTTAACTGCTTGGGCTGAGGAGCTAGCAAGAATCGTCCGTTCCAGTGGCAGAGATCTGGGGTGCGTTATCCCCGTGGCAGAGATCCAGGGTGCAGTGTCCCAGTGGCAGACGTCTGTGGACCCATATCCCGGTGGCAGAAATCTGGGCCGTGCTATCCCAGTGGCAGAGATCCAGGGTGCAGTGTCCCAGTGGCAGACATCTGTGGACCTATATCCCGGTGGCAGAGATCTGGGGCATGCTATCCCAGTGGTAGAGATCCAGGGTGCAGTGTCCCAGTGGCAGACATCTGTGGACCTATATCCCGGTGGCAGAGATCTGGGGCGTGTTATCTCCGTGGCAGAGATCTGGGGCACGTTATCCCCGTGGCAGAGATCCAGGGGGCAGTGTCCCCGTGGCAGACCTCTGTGGACCTATATCCCCGTAGCAGACATCTGTGGACCTATATCCCCGTGGCAGAGATCCAGGGTGCAGTGTCCCGGTGGCAGCCGTCTGTGGACCCATATCCCGGTGGCAGAGACCCACGGGTGAGTTCTTGAGCCACCTCTAATCTCAGCATCTCGACCCTTCCCCGGCGACTATCCTGGGCGCTCTGAGGGCGCCGAAGGGGGGTCAGAGCCGGggtgacctgggttctatttctggccctGCGATGGAGGCTCTCAGCTCGCCTGGCCAGTGCGTGGCCGGGGGCGTCCCCCCGGAGGGCGTGATGCAGCGGGCCCGGGCGCTGAAGGGCAAAGCCAGCGCCAGCTGCCGGCGCAAGCGGGAGTTCATCTCGGACGAGAAGAAGGACGCCAGCTACTGGGAGAAGCGCCGGAAGAACAACGAGGCGGCCAAGCGCTCGCGGGAGAAGCGGCGCTTCAACGACCTGGTGCTGGAGAGCCGGGTGCTGGCGCTCAACGAGGAGAACCTGCGCCTCAAGACGGAGCTGCTCCAGCTCAAGCTGCGCTTCGGGCTCATCAGCACCGCCGCCTTCGTGGAGAAGAGCCAGCAGCTGAGCGCCGCCAGCCGGGAGCGCGCTGGGGGCAGCAGCGGCTACTCCAGCGCCTCCTCCCGGGCCCAGCACTCGGAGGACTCGTCCGAGACGGAGCAGTCCGGCCGGGACGCCGCCGGCGCCAAATACTCGCCGCGGGGCTCCCTCTCCGACATGTCCGACGGCTCCTCCCGGGACAGCCCGCTGCCGCGCACGCCGGGGGAGGCGCAGGCCGTGAGCAGGGCCCGGGGGGATGACGTGGCGCTGCGCCCCCCCGATCCCCAGGCCCCGGCCTCCCGGGGCGTCATCCTCTTCAGCGCCAACGGCTTCACCGCGGTGGAGCCGCCCCGAGCCTGGGAGGCgccggggaggggggacggggcagaggaggaagaggaggagaaggccCTGGCGAGCTATGCCCAGCAGACTCCCGGGGGTCGCCATGGCGACTGTGAGGCCTATTGCCAGCAGGGGGAACTGCAGGGCCCCCCCGAGGCATATGGCTGCCCACGGGCCGAGGGCTACGGCGCCCCTGCTGGCTTccttggggaggaggaggggcgggaGGCCAGGCCGGAGCCCATGGAGATGGCGGTCGAGCCAAGTTCCCCCTTTGCGGGTTACTCCAGCGAGGAGAGTGGGGAGGAGCCCGGCTGGGGGTGCCCGCCCGCCCCCTACCCACCCGCCCCGGACGTCAAGCTGGCCGCCCTGCCCCACAAGCTGCGCCTCAAGTGCCGGGCCCACAgcagcggtggccaggacctgggccctGAGCCTGGCGCCACCGgctgccagcaggaggcgccagccGACTGGGAGAGCGAGAGGCAGGAGGAGATGGCGGCCCTGGTGCGGCAGGCGCTACTCCTCAACGGGCACCCCCCCGCTGCCGGCGCCCTGGACAGCCTCCTCtactgcagccccccacccccctcaaacAGGCCGGAGCCTGGGGACTTCGCCAGCGGGTGGAGGGGCAGTTGCCACGATGAGGGCACCAGGCCCATATGAGCGTTGCCCCTGAGCGGGGCACGGACCTTGAACAGCTGCTGCCTGGGCAGGGGACGTGGACAAAGCCAACACTCCCTGGGGACCTGCCCGGCTGGGATCCAGTGAGCAGAGAGATCCCTgtcctgctgggcctggggatctGCCCGGCTGGGATCTGGTGAGCAGAGAGGCCCCTGTCGTGCTGGGCCTGGGGATCTGCCCGGCTGGGATCCGGTGAGCAGAGAGATCCCTgtcctgctgggcctggggatctGCCCGGCTGGGATCCAGTGAGCAGAGAGGCCCCTGTCGTGCTGGGCCTGGGGATCTGCCCAGCTGGGATCCGGTGAGCAGAGAGATCCCTgtcctgctgggcctggggatctGCCCGACTGGGATCTGGTGAGCATAGAGGTCCCTgtcctgctgggcctgggggcctGCCCAGCTGGGATCCAGTGAGCAGAGAGGCCCCTGTCCTGGGCCTAGGGATCTGCCTGGCTGGGATCCGGTGAACAGAGATCCCTGTCCTGCTGGGCTTGGAGATCTGCCCAGCTGGTATCGAGTGAACATAGAGATCCCTatcctgctgggcctggggatctGCCTGTCTGGGATCTGGTGAGCAGAGAGATCCCTGTCCTGCTGGGCCTGACGATCTGCCCAGCTGGGTTCTGATGAGCAACAAGATTCCCATCCTGCTGGCCTGGGGATCTGTCGAGCTGGGATCCAGTGAGCAGCAAAATCCCTGCCCTGCTGGGCTTGGGAATCCAGAGAGCAGCAGGTTCTGCTTGGCTGGACTTACAGATCTGGGAGCTGTTGGACGGTTCCCACCAAGCCAACATCTGAGCCCCACGTGCTGGGTGGGGCTGGCTTTGCGGAGAGAACCAAGCGgggtctccccaccccctttggcTTTGGAACCTCCAGGAGGGTGACAGCGGGGtgcagccagggccagggccttcttCATGCCGGGACTGTCTCACCAGCAACGCCACCAGCGGGACtcgtggggtgggggttggggggatttTCTGAGTCAGGAAACATTTGATGAAAATAAaattgtatctttaaaaaaaatccaaataaatgtcCCAAAAGGATTTTCCAAAGCGCCGGGGAGCcgctgtggggggagggtgtggaatgagagaaggaaggaaagttggatggatggatgtgtatgGTGGGTggaagatagatagatggggggggTGATAGATACAGAAGGGTGgcgatagatagagggggtgtatggtagggtgaccagagagcaaatgtaaaaaatcaggacaggggtggggggtgataggaccttatataagaaaaagaccccaaaatcgggactgtccctgtaaaatcgggacatctggtcaccctagtgtacggggatagatagagggggtggatgcgAGTGGGTGGCTGGATGACTGGAGGGATGGGTGGAGCAGTAGGTGTGCACAGCATTGGATGGATAGgttggagggggtgcatggggatagAGAGAGGGGGTGGATGGCTGGATGACTGGAGGGATGGGTGGAGCGGTAGGTGTGCACAGCATTGGATGGATAGgttggagggggtgcatggggatagagagagggggtggatgggggtgggtggcTGGATGACTGGAGGGATGGGTGGAGCGGTAGGTGTGCACAGCATTGGATGGATAGattggagggggtgcatggggatagagagagggggtggatgggggtgggtggctggatgactggagggatggatggagcgGTAGGTGTGCACAGCATTGGATGGATAGgttggagggggtgcatggggatagAGAGAGGGACGTGGGGGGGCATGGATGGATGGTTACATaggggaggaggggtgcaggctgcacaCCCTTGGCTGCTGGAGGGGTTGGGTGGAgccaggagggggcgctgtgctTGCAGGTGGCAGCTGGTCCATACGAGGTGGGTCTCAGACACCAGGCCTCCCCCTGTTTTCAGAAGAGGGGGTCTGGGCCTGCGTTTTTTGCTTCCCACCCCCTTTTGGGGGCTCAGTGGCCCCCATGTTAAGAACCCAGGGGCTCTGCAGCCTGAACCCCTGCTGACAGGAAGGGGGGGTTAGAGCAACTGTACCTTGGGGTATACCCCAATCCCCCCCAATCCCCAGGGGACAGCACGGAGCCGTGCCCTGGGACTCAGACATCAACCGCAGTGGGAAGGGTGTACCCAGGAGACATGGGAGGAAGCGGGGCAGTATTGCCTAATGGTCTGAGTGCAGCCcaaagagccaggactcctgggttctatccctggctcaggaagtagaacccaggactcctggctcctggctcccccttctgcgctaaccactagaccccactcccctcccagagccaggagtccCCCTATGGCAGCCTCAGCAGGTGGCAGAGTGGGGTGCTGGCAGGGGcactgtgtggtgtgtgtgtcggggggcaGGTAGGGGGCATCTCTCCCTGCCGCTGCTCCCCCAGTACTGCGGTTACTGTCTGGGCCAGCACCGGGCCTGGCTGGCATCTCAGCGTTAGTAGGTCGGGCAGCTAAAGTAGGGCACCGCCAGCACCCCGAGGGCACCCACGTCAGCAGCCGTAATTGAGAGCGCGGGGGAGGGAGCGTCCGTTGCAGGccatgggggttgggggggagcctGTGTGGGTCAAGGGAGCGTCCCAGCTCTcgaggggaaggaggggtggtAAGGGCCTGGGGATAGATGGAGGGGTACATCCCACACAACATACACAAAGTATCACACAGACAACACAACACACAGACCCAACAACCCCCTACACACAACAGCACAGAGACAAAACACCATGAATAAACACACAAAAGCACCAAACACCAGGCACACTCATGCAAAACAGTACTGACAAATAGACAACACAAAGGcacaacaaaacacacacacacaaaacaacacACTGTATGCAAAATACAGACGCGCACACACCCCACAAACAAAATAACACACTCTGCAAACAACACACGTGCTCATGAAAAAAATACATGCTGACACACAAAATAATtcaaacacacacagcacagacaAAAACAATGCACATGAAACACATTCATGTGAAACAACCCATGCAGatgcacgcgcgcgcacacacatgcaTGTAGTGCGCACAACGtaacacacaacccccccccatgACACACAGACAAAGCAACAACAGAGcgccacacagacacacagcaccCATACCCCCGCTGCAGCTCTCGGAGGAGGTGGATATGCTGGGGGTCAGAGACAGCCCTGGGGCACCCCCCCCATCACAACAGGGACATCGTGTGCTGAATCCTGCTCACTCTGGGAggtcagctggggaggggggggaacccCAATCCCACTGGACTGAGTCTAGGGGAgagggccaggccagggcccaATCTAGCTTCCCGGCCCAGCCCTACACACATAAgaacttgggggggggagggggacacccaaGGGGTCCAGGAGATAagtgctcccctcccagagctggggatagaacccaggagtcctgctcctaGACGCCCCCCCAGAGAgcacagctctgagctgtctGTCCCCCCACATTGCCCTGCCCGGTAAGAGCCGAGTTCCCCCCGCCACCCTCCGAGTCAGGGCAGGATAATCCCCGATTAACATGGGCAGGAAGAAAGCGCCAGCGAAAGTAGGTCATGAGctgcccgcccccaccccccgccccagcggcTGGGCTCCCGCTTGGCACCACCAGTGCCCGTCCCGTTGCCATGGCAGTTCCCTTCGCCTCCTAGTCATGGTGGGGGGCTCAGCGGTGGGGGACGGAGagacggggggtgggaggagggagcccAAGCCATGCTACAGGGCTGGGACTgccaggctggggtgcagggggcgtgATGCTGCGGTGGGAGATGGGGCACCGGGGTCCCATGGGAGGCTATGGGGGGATTGTGATTCTGGGGTGCAGACACTGTTTGacactggggggggcagggccccgtgGGATGctatagggggcagggggcccctgTGACGCTGCAGGGTGGGGAGTGGTGGCACTCAGGTGCTCCTGGcctcccccagctgctgggaccagggctgcccagaggattcagggggtctggggcgaagcaattttgggggccccttccatttaaaaaaagttgcaatactatagaatacgatattcttgtgggggcccctgtggggcccggggcaaattgccccacttccccccccccccccagcatccctGGCTGGGACTGTTGGTTCTGAGCTCCCTAGCCATTGGTGGGACAGGGGCTGccatattgggggtggggggtcagacgtgcaggggagggggaactaggctcactggaccccactcccctccatgagccgggctggaacccaggagtcctgactcccaccccTGCCTCCTTCCTCTAACTACTAGACTCCACTGCCCTTCCAGATCTGGGGCTAGAGCCCGGGAATCCTGACCCCGCTCTGTTTGACCTTGACTCCTGGGCtcagagggggatgggggagtccCTCAGCAccggggtgggagcagagctgccacctctgcGCTGGGGCTGAAGAGGGGAATGTGCCCCCAACCTGCTGCCCCACAGATATTGTATGAGAGGACAGGGgagactagtggttagagtgtgtgtgtgttgggggggacgacaagctgggagtcaggactcctggtatCTAGTccaggctctggggagggagtgggggatagATTGGGGGCCCCCGCCCCGAGGCTCAGGGGAGGCAATGGGGCTGGACGCCTGCCCCAGAGCCAGACATGGGCTGCACGAGTGCCCAGTCCTGGCCCCTCTGCCCCATGGCAGGTTTGTCCTGGGGCGGGCggagcccccagcctggggcagggcgggggagaggagaggcGGTGGGGTTTGTGCCAGAAGGTGCCACAGAGCTGACCAGCCACCCCAGAGCAGCGCCCACCCTGATCTGCAAAGGGGCACAAGGTCTGGGGCAGCCCCACAGTGGAGCTTgttggggggggtgtctcacTGGTGccaggaggctgggctggggagcctcTTTGGGCCATctcggtggggggaggggggttctcagataggggagtttggggcagcaagggggggggctcagctgggggggATTTGGGAGATTGAGGGGGTGACAGATGGAGTTGGGGAGCCTACAGCTGGATCCAGACGATCACACCTCTGGCCTCAAACGGGCCGAACCAGACCCCTGACCTGGCCCCACTATGcccatctggccccagcccacccccctccAGCCTGTCTCCTGCTCGGACCGACCCAAAGGTGCGAACCCCGTGACTCGGGTGCCTGTGTGTCATGGCTGAACCAGAACCCccaggccaggccgggccgggccggatgGCGGATCAGAACCCCGCGGCCGCTGCCCCATGGGCGGGTGGGGGTGACTCCGCCATGACACCTTTGGCCCATTCCTGCAGCCTGGCCCGTGTGAGCCCAGCCTCACGTGAACGCAGCTGGTCACACCAGCCTGTACACAACAGGCAACGCCCGGCCCCAGAGGcggctggatcagggccaggcctggcgtggggctggggcagaaccAAGAGTCAACAGGGCATGAGATCCAGGTGGCAtatggtggctgggggagagggtctgatctggggggggaaagggggtacTCAGaactggcccctgcccccccgatCCTGTAGTAGTAATTAATGCCGTCTATGggggtttgtgtgtggggggggtgtcccgCGATTTCACCCAGACAGGATGATGGGTTCCCCCACCCGGTCACCATCCAATGCCCGTGACACCCTCCACCGGCCGAGTGCATGGAGGAGCCAACTGCCCTGGGTGGGTGGGAATGAAGCACCTGAAAAGCGAGAGGCCCACGTTCGGGGGGGGGTGGAATTATGGGGGGGGTCTCAAGTGGGGTATGGCTGTAGGTGCTGGGGcaccaggcctcagcctgggcactgacccccccccattCAGTGTTATGGGGGAGGCAGGCTGATCCCTGTCCAGTCActgcagcagctggtgggggGGCAGCATGTTTGGGCTGCCCCCCCCGATC
Protein-coding sequences here:
- the LOC123353631 gene encoding serine/threonine-protein kinase LMTK3-like yields the protein MEALSSPGQCVAGGVPPEGVMQRARALKGKASASCRRKREFISDEKKDASYWEKRRKNNEAAKRSREKRRFNDLVLESRVLALNEENLRLKTELLQLKLRFGLISTAAFVEKSQQLSAASRERAGGSSGYSSASSRAQHSEDSSETEQSGRDAAGAKYSPRGSLSDMSDGSSRDSPLPRTPGEAQAVSRARGDDVALRPPDPQAPASRGVILFSANGFTAVEPPRAWEAPGRGDGAEEEEEEKALASYAQQTPGGRHGDCEAYCQQGELQGPPEAYGCPRAEGYGAPAGFLGEEEGREARPEPMEMAVEPSSPFAGYSSEESGEEPGWGCPPAPYPPAPDVKLAALPHKLRLKCRAHSSGGQDLGPEPGATGCQQEAPADWESERQEEMAALVRQALLLNGHPPAAGALDSLLYCSPPPPSNRPEPGDFASGWRGSCHDEGTRPI